One Aquarana catesbeiana isolate 2022-GZ linkage group LG11, ASM4218655v1, whole genome shotgun sequence genomic window carries:
- the LOC141112917 gene encoding vomeronasal type-2 receptor 26-like encodes MKCPDHEWPNENRTRCIPKEVEFLPFNEDTLSLVFIVLSLLCFGKTLLVLIIFTLHQDTPIVKANNKNLSFVLLVSIMLGFLCVFLFLGCPVDVTCLLRQISFGILFTIAVSSVLAKTIMVCIAFKATKPNSVWKKWIGVKLLTCIVLACSNVQVIICVSWLTISPPFQELDTHSYQEKIIIQCNEGSVIGFYSVLGYMGILAAVSFIIAFFVRTLPDSFNEAKYITFSMLVFCSVWIAMIPAYLSTKGKYTVAVEIFAILISNNGLLYCIFLTKCFIILCRPELNTKVYLHSQRNV; translated from the coding sequence atgaaatgccCCGATcatgaatggccaaatgagaacaGAACTCGCTGTATTCCCAAGGAAGTAGAATTTCTTCCCTTCAATGAGGACACACTCTCACTAGTTTTTATAGTCCTCTCACTGTTGTGTTTTGGGAAGACTCTTCTAGTACTCATCATTTTTACTTTACACCAGGACACACCAATTGTGAAAGCCAATAACAAGAACCTCAGCTTTgtcctcctggtctccatcatgttgggtttcctctgtgtgttccTCTTTCTGGGTTGTCCTGTGGATGTAACCTGCTTGTTACGCCAAATTTCTTTTGGAATCCTCTTTACAATAGCCGTATCTTCTGTATTGGCCAAGACTATTATGGTTTGCATTGCCTTCAAAGCCACCAAACCCAACAGCGTGTGGAAGAAATGGATCGGAGTAAAACTGCTAACCTGTATAGTCTTAGCTTGTTCCAACGTTCAGGTTATAATCTGTGTTAGTTGGTTAAccatctcccctcccttccaggaATTGGACACACACTCCTACCAGgagaagatcatcattcagtgtaatgaagggtcagttatcgggttctactctgtcctgggttatATGGGGATCCTGGCTGCTGTCAgttttattatagctttttttgtcaggacattaccggacagttttaatgaagccaaatacatcaccttcagcatgctggtgttctgcagtgtctggattgccatgatcccggcctatctgagcactaaagggaaatacacggtggctgtggagatattcgccatacttATTTCCAATAATGGTCTCTTATATTGTATATTTCTTACAAAATGCTTTATAATTCTCTGTAGGCCAGAACTAAATACAAAAGTCTATCTGCACAGTCAAAGAAATGTATAA